From Phragmites australis chromosome 5, lpPhrAust1.1, whole genome shotgun sequence, a single genomic window includes:
- the LOC133918710 gene encoding uncharacterized protein LOC133918710 — MPDFISWFKRKGQRDASMCAELRQVADGFAYRVRSFSGYDVNGYRFRTTSYEQSRPNRRTTSSGVFTPGVDEVEYYGRIEEIYELKFHGSKPFNPVIFKCHWFDPEVTRRTYCNLGLVEIRQDSVLPGDDVYIVAQQATQVYYLPYACQTIRHLKGWDIVHRVSPHGKVPVPNDEDYNLDPNTYDGEFFQEEGLEGRFEIDLTEAIGMEVDNETVIEEDVGDEVQNVKDLQMLERLHLDNDNGNIAHSDSVDYFDMIDSDDETYDPANPDHEDYF; from the exons atgcccgatttcatttcttggttcaaacggaag ggccagagggatgcgtctatgtgtgccgagttgagacaggttgccgatggctttgcctatagggtcaggtcattttctggttatgacgtgaatggatatcgctttcgcacaacaagctacgagcagagtcggcccaatcgaagaaccacaagttccggagtttttacgcccggcgttgatgaggtcgagtattatggaagaattgaagaaatatacgaactcaagtttcatggttccaaaccttttaatcccgtcatatttaaatgccattggtttgatcctgaagtaacgagacggacatattgtaatcttgggctagtcgaaattcgacaggattccgtcttaccaggagacgatgtctatattgtggcccaacaggccacgcaagtttattatctcccatatgcgtgtcaaaccataaggcatcttaagggttgggatattgtgcacagggtatcgccacacggtaaagtgcctgtcccaaacgatgaagattacaacttagacccaaacacatatgacggagagttctttcaagaagagggactagaagggaggtttgagatagacttaaccgaagcgatcggaatggaagtagacaatgaaacggttattgaagaggacgttggagatgaggtgcaaaatgtgaaggacttacaaatgcttgagcgattacatttagacaatgacaatggcaacattgctcattcggatagtgttgattatttcgacatgattgatagtgatgatgagacttatgatccagctaatcccgatcatgaagattatttctaa
- the LOC133918711 gene encoding peroxidase P7-like: MAVLLMRVVVAAVAVVFVLALGAVAQLSPTFYDGSCASLQSIVRSGMASAVQSEPRMGASILRLFFHDCFVQGCDASVLLDDSSTLTGEKNAGPNANSLRGFEVIDAIKSQVEAACPGTVSCADILALAARDGVNLLSGPTWAVPLGRRDTRTASQAAANSNLPSPSSSAATLVSAFASKGLDSRDLVALSGAHTIGAARCATFRSRVYNDTNINAGFATRRRQICPVQGSDGNLAPLDALSSVKFDNGYFRNLVGQFGLLHSDQELFGGGAVDSTTAQYARNGAAFARDFVTAMIKMGNISPLTGSNGEIRSNCRKPN, from the exons ATGGCGGTCTTGTTGATGCGAGTGGTGGTGGCTGcggtggccgtggtgttcgTGCTCGCCCTCGGAGCGGTGGCCCAGCTCTCGCCGACGTTCTACGACGGCAGCTGCGCGAGCCTGCAGTCCATCGTGCGGTCGGGGATGGCCTCCGCCGTGCAAAGCGAGCCGCGGATGGGCGCCTCCATCCTCCGCCTcttcttccacgactgcttcgtccaA GGGTGCGACGCGTCGGTGCTCCTGGACGACTCGTCGACGCTGACGGGGGAGAAGAACGCGGGGCCTAACGCCAACTCGCTGCGCGGCTTCGAGGTCATCGACGCCATCAAGTCGCAGGTCGAGGCTGCCTGCCCCGgcaccgtctcctgcgccgacatcCTCGCCCTCGCCGCGCGCGACGGCGTTAACCTG CTGAGCGGGCCGACGTGGGCGGTGCCTCTGGGCCGCCGCGACACGCGCACGGCGAGCCAGGCGGCGGCGAACAGCAACCTCCCCTCCCCGTCGTCGAGCGCGGCCACGCTGGTGTCCGCGTTCGCGTCCAAGGGCCTGGACTCCCGCGACCTGGTGGCGCTGTCGGGCGCGCACACCATCGGGGCCGCGCGGTGCGCGACCTTCCGGTCCCGCGTGTACAACGACACCAACATCAACGCCGGGTtcgcgacgcggcggcggcagatCTGCCCCGTCCAGGGCAGCGACGGGAACCTGGCCCCGCTGGACGCGCTCAGCTCCGTCAAGTTCGACAACGGCTACTTCCGCAACCTGGTGGGTCAGTTCGGGCTGCTCCACTCCGACCAGGAGctcttcggcggcggcgccgtggACTCCACCACGGCGCAGTACGCGCGCAACGGCGCGGCGTTCGCGCGGGACTTCGTGACGGCCATGATCAAGATGGGCAACATCAGCCCGCTCACGGGGTCCAACGGCGAGATCCGCTCCAACTGCAGGAAGCCCAACTAA